CCGGCTCTACGAGATGCAGAAGAAAGGCACGTTGCTCTTTCCGGCCATCAACGTCAACGACAGCGTGACCAAGAGTAAGTTCGACAACCTCTACGGCTGCCGTCACTCGCTCGTGGACGGCCTGATGCGCGCCACCGACGTGATGCTCGCCGGCAAGGTCGCCGTCGTCTGCGGCTACGGCGACGTGGGCAAGGGCTGCTGCCAGAGCCTCAAGGGGCAGGGCTGCCGCGTGATCGTCACCGAGATCGACCCCATCTGTGCGCTTCAGGCGGCGATGGAGGGCTACGAAGTGCTCACCGTCGAGGAGACGCTCCCTTACGCTGACATCTTCATCACCACCACCGGCAACCTCAACATCATCACCACCGCGCACATGTCCAGAATGAAGGATTGCGCGATCGTCGGAAACATCGGCCACTTCGATAACGAGATCGACATGGCCGGCCTCAAGAAAGTCAAAGGCATCAAACGCATCAACATCAAGCCGCAGTACGACAAGTGGGTCTTCCCCGCCACCCCCGGCCGGGAAGCTCACTCCGTGCTGATCCTCGCCGAGGGGCGTCTGCTCAATCTCGGCTGCGCCACCGGCCATCCGAGCTTTGTCATGAGCAACAGCTTCACCAACCAGACGCTCGCCCAGATCGAGCTGGCGGTGAATCGCAGCAAGTACGAAAAGCAGGTTTACGTGCTGCCCAAGCACCTTGATGAAAAAGTCGCGCGGCTGCATCTGGAGCAGATCGGCGTCAAACTCACCAAGCTCACCAGGGAACAGGCTGAATACATCGGCGTGCCGATCGAAGGCCCTTACAAGCCCGACTCGTATCGCTATTGAGTACCGACCGCAGCTTCTGCGGCGATACCTGTTTAGCAGCCGGCGGCTTCAACCCCGCCGCGCTGCATCGCGGTTAATCGTCGAGGCCTTTGCCTTCGAGGATGCGCAGGATGTGTTTTTCAATCCGTGACGCTCGCGTCTTGGATTGCTTGGCTGCGGAAATGTAGAGGATGTACGCGCGTTGTCGGCCGGGTGTCAACGAGGTAAACGCGGTTTCCAACTCGACGTTTTCATCAAACCGGGCCTGAAGCTCCGCGGGAATATCAAACTCCTTCTTGAACTCCACCTTCAAGCCCGCCCGTTCTGCGGCGATGGCCTGCTCAAGCAGTTCCTTGAGGACGGGGCGGAGCCGGGTGATCTCTTCGACGCTGGTGAATTTCGCCATGCGAGCGGATTGCGTGTTGGCACCGGGCGCGACGAGGATGCCGCGAGTGTCCTTGAGCAGGACTCCCTTGAGGAAGCTCATCGCGCAGTTGTTCTTACCGCAGCCGATGAGAACGATGTTCTGGCCCTGGTCGGTGTAGCAGGGAGTGCGCCACTTGATGTCTTCGGTCAGTCCGCTCTCAAGCGCGATCCGGCGCAGAGCTGTCAGCTCCGCCTGCCACTGTTTGTTTTTGCGGATGTAGCCGTCCACCTTGGGGGTTGTGTTGTTCATGGTTGGCATCTCCGAATGGCGCGAGCATCTGCCGCACAGCCGCGAGTGAGCGGCTCAGAGACGACTCACCGAGCCGTCTGGGACTCCGACTTCAAAAGCAGTCGCCGGACATTCGGACCTTGCCACATCCAGAATCCCGTCAGGAGCAGCAGCGGCACAAAGACAAACCGAAACATGAAACGGTACTGCTCGGTTTCCGCCGGCGGGCCGTAAATAAATCCGACCAGCGGCAGGCCGGAAAGAATGTGAACCCAACGAATGATCGAGCGTTTGGCGCCATTGGACATGATGACACCCCCGGAATGGTTATTTGCAAAACACCACAAACCTCGACACATGACGACTTGCCGTATCATGATGCCAAGTCTTTTCCTGAAAACAAAACCTGTAATCTTCACCCATGACCCGCCCGCTCATTGGTATCACCAGCGACAACAAGGAAAACCGCATCGAGTCGGGTCACTATGAGTCAGCCGTCGCCTATAGCCGCGCGATCACCCTGGCCGGCGGCCTGCCGCTGATCCTCCCGCAGGAAGTGACGCTCATCGGTGATTACCTCCGCCTCTGCGCGGGCTTCCTCCTCACCGGCGGAGCCGATGCACGTATGGAACGGTTCGGCCAGCGCATGCACCCGAAGGCTAAACCCGTCGCGTCACAACGACAGCTCTTTGAGCTGGCGCTTCTCGATGAGCTAGCGAAAAATCGTCGCATCCCCGCCCTGGGCATCTGCCTGGGTATGCAGTTCATGTCCCTCCACGCGGGGGGACAGTTGAATCAACAACTGGCTGACACGCTCGGCGAACAGGCGCTGGCTCATCAGCAGAACAACCGTCACCCGGTGAAAGTCGAAGCAGCGGACTGCGTGCTGGCTGCCGTCGCGCAGGAGGCGGGCGATCCGACCGTGGTTTCCTGGCATCGTCAGGCAGTCGAGGCGAGCGGCTCGCTGCGCATCATCGCCCATGCGCCTGATGGCGTGATCGAAGCGGTGGATGATCCCACGCGGCTGT
The sequence above is drawn from the Phycisphaeraceae bacterium genome and encodes:
- a CDS encoding adenosylhomocysteinase, which translates into the protein MTATTTRAPKIKQSRPAASALEYKVADLSLADWGRKEIELAEKEMPGLMSVRREYAKAQPLKGQRITGSLHMTIQTAVLIETLVELGAEVRWCSCNIFSTQDHAAAAIAVGPRGTVQKPAGVAVFAWKGETLDEYWWCTERALDFGDNNGPTQIVDDGGDATLLIHKGVEYEKAGKVPAINSTENEEFQIILKLLTKTLKETPKRWTKVAADCKGVSEETTTGVHRLYEMQKKGTLLFPAINVNDSVTKSKFDNLYGCRHSLVDGLMRATDVMLAGKVAVVCGYGDVGKGCCQSLKGQGCRVIVTEIDPICALQAAMEGYEVLTVEETLPYADIFITTTGNLNIITTAHMSRMKDCAIVGNIGHFDNEIDMAGLKKVKGIKRINIKPQYDKWVFPATPGREAHSVLILAEGRLLNLGCATGHPSFVMSNSFTNQTLAQIELAVNRSKYEKQVYVLPKHLDEKVARLHLEQIGVKLTKLTREQAEYIGVPIEGPYKPDSYRY
- a CDS encoding YdeI/OmpD-associated family protein: MNNTTPKVDGYIRKNKQWQAELTALRRIALESGLTEDIKWRTPCYTDQGQNIVLIGCGKNNCAMSFLKGVLLKDTRGILVAPGANTQSARMAKFTSVEEITRLRPVLKELLEQAIAAERAGLKVEFKKEFDIPAELQARFDENVELETAFTSLTPGRQRAYILYISAAKQSKTRASRIEKHILRILEGKGLDD
- a CDS encoding gamma-glutamyl-gamma-aminobutyrate hydrolase family protein, translating into MTRPLIGITSDNKENRIESGHYESAVAYSRAITLAGGLPLILPQEVTLIGDYLRLCAGFLLTGGADARMERFGQRMHPKAKPVASQRQLFELALLDELAKNRRIPALGICLGMQFMSLHAGGQLNQQLADTLGEQALAHQQNNRHPVKVEAADCVLAAVAQEAGDPTVVSWHRQAVEASGSLRIIAHAPDGVIEAVDDPTRLFYVGVQWHPERGGDGPFNSSLLARFVDTCRKTQ